In the Desulfatiglans anilini DSM 4660 genome, one interval contains:
- the tgt gene encoding tRNA guanosine(34) transglycosylase Tgt, with the protein MRFSIQHRSRECQGRIGCLETAHGKIETPVFMPVGTQASVKAVSPEELEELGAEIILANTYHLYLRPGHDLIGRLGGLHRFMHWNRPILTDSGGFQVYSLARLRTVSPDGVVFQSHIDGSRHFLGPEKAMEIQQALGSDIMMTFDECVPFPAAYDDVLDAVKRTTRWAERCATRKEPGEGALFGIVQGGMFPDLRAMSARELVALGFDGYALGGLSVGEDAETRLAVIQAARPFLPEEKPLYLMGVGTPADLVEAVCLGVDMFDCVMPTRNARNGTLFTSVGRVAIKNARYADDDRPLDPNCSCYTCRHYSRAYLRHLFMARELLAYRLNTIHNLAYYIDLMREIRKAIEAEQMLSFRKWFYQSQEINQKEDA; encoded by the coding sequence TTGAGATTCAGCATCCAACACCGATCCCGGGAATGCCAAGGGCGGATCGGCTGTCTGGAGACCGCCCATGGGAAGATCGAAACCCCCGTTTTCATGCCGGTCGGAACCCAGGCATCCGTAAAGGCGGTCTCCCCGGAAGAACTGGAAGAGCTTGGTGCGGAAATCATCCTCGCCAACACGTATCACCTGTACCTCCGCCCCGGCCACGACCTTATCGGCCGCCTCGGCGGGCTGCACCGCTTCATGCACTGGAACCGGCCCATTCTGACCGACAGCGGCGGCTTCCAGGTTTACAGCCTGGCCCGGCTGCGAACCGTTTCACCCGACGGCGTCGTCTTCCAGTCGCACATCGACGGGTCCCGCCACTTCCTGGGTCCGGAAAAGGCCATGGAGATCCAGCAGGCGCTGGGGTCGGATATCATGATGACCTTCGACGAATGCGTGCCCTTTCCGGCGGCCTATGATGATGTGCTGGACGCCGTCAAACGCACGACTCGTTGGGCCGAGCGATGTGCAACCCGCAAAGAGCCCGGAGAGGGGGCCCTCTTCGGGATTGTTCAGGGAGGGATGTTCCCTGATCTGCGCGCCATGAGCGCCCGGGAACTGGTCGCCCTCGGTTTCGACGGCTACGCCCTCGGCGGCCTTTCGGTGGGCGAGGATGCAGAAACCAGGCTGGCCGTCATCCAGGCTGCGCGGCCTTTCCTTCCCGAGGAAAAGCCGCTCTATCTCATGGGCGTCGGGACCCCCGCGGATCTCGTGGAGGCTGTCTGCCTCGGCGTCGACATGTTCGACTGCGTCATGCCCACACGCAATGCCAGGAACGGCACCCTGTTCACGTCGGTCGGCCGCGTGGCCATCAAGAACGCACGTTATGCCGACGACGACAGGCCTCTCGATCCCAACTGCAGTTGTTACACCTGCAGGCATTATTCACGGGCCTATCTGCGACACCTTTTCATGGCACGGGAGTTGCTTGCTTACAGATTGAATACGATACATAATCTCGCTTATTATATC
- the queA gene encoding tRNA preQ1(34) S-adenosylmethionine ribosyltransferase-isomerase QueA — MFDLDDYNFDLPAGLIAQVPSKRRDASRLLVLDRRSGAIRDRHFHDIPEQLSPGDLLVLNDTRVVPARLEGKKDTGGRVELLVLEHDEDGKPAAARLCLLKSSKPPQIGGLILLDDQVSGVVEEVQGNGVVVIRFDSPEALEKLIEERGRVPLPPYIKRTSPDTLAALDVERYQTVYAARKGAVAAPTAGLHFTRELIGRIEEKGVAVAPLTLHVGFGTFQSVRTQDIRRHVLGEEYFRIEADTAEAIARTRQRGGRVVAVGTTVVRALETAALADGSIRPGEGRTRLLITPGYPFRCVDALITNFHLPKSSLLFLVCAFAGNDIIRRAYKKAVEDGYRFYSYGDAMLIL, encoded by the coding sequence ATGTTTGATCTGGATGACTACAATTTCGATTTGCCGGCAGGATTGATCGCTCAGGTCCCCAGCAAGAGAAGAGACGCCTCTCGGCTTCTGGTGCTCGACCGCAGGAGCGGGGCGATCCGCGACCGGCATTTCCATGATATCCCCGAGCAGCTCAGCCCGGGGGATCTGCTGGTCCTAAACGATACCCGTGTCGTACCCGCCCGTCTGGAAGGGAAAAAGGATACCGGCGGCCGGGTTGAATTGCTGGTTCTGGAACACGACGAGGACGGAAAACCAGCGGCTGCCCGGCTTTGTTTGTTGAAATCATCCAAACCACCCCAAATCGGCGGCCTGATCCTGCTGGACGATCAGGTCAGCGGGGTAGTGGAAGAGGTCCAGGGAAACGGGGTTGTGGTGATCCGGTTCGACTCCCCTGAAGCCCTCGAGAAGCTGATCGAAGAGCGCGGAAGGGTGCCGTTGCCTCCGTACATCAAGCGCACCTCGCCCGATACGCTTGCCGCCCTGGATGTCGAAAGATATCAAACGGTCTATGCTGCGCGGAAAGGTGCCGTCGCCGCTCCCACGGCAGGACTTCACTTCACCCGGGAGCTGATTGGAAGGATCGAGGAAAAAGGCGTGGCAGTCGCCCCCCTGACTCTGCACGTGGGATTCGGGACCTTTCAGTCGGTTAGAACCCAGGATATCCGCCGCCACGTCCTGGGCGAGGAGTATTTTCGGATCGAGGCCGACACCGCGGAGGCTATAGCGAGAACAAGACAACGCGGAGGCCGGGTCGTGGCAGTCGGCACCACCGTTGTGAGGGCGCTCGAAACAGCTGCGCTGGCAGACGGATCCATTCGCCCTGGCGAAGGCCGGACGCGCCTCCTGATTACACCCGGATATCCGTTCAGGTGCGTCGACGCCTTGATCACCAATTTTCATCTGCCGAAAAGTTCACTTTTGTTCCTGGTCTGTGCATTCGCCGGGAACGACATCATTCGGAGGGCTTACAAGAAGGCCGTTGAGGACGGGTACCGGTTTTACAGTTACGGGGACGCCATGCTGATCCTGTGA
- a CDS encoding DUF2065 domain-containing protein gives MRWFFCLIGLLMIVEGLPYFACPDKMKSWMAAIQKIPDGQLRILGLLSMCVGLLLAYLFNE, from the coding sequence ATGAGATGGTTTTTCTGCCTTATAGGACTGCTGATGATCGTGGAGGGCCTCCCCTATTTCGCTTGCCCGGATAAGATGAAATCGTGGATGGCAGCCATCCAGAAGATTCCGGACGGCCAGCTTCGAATCCTGGGCCTGCTTTCGATGTGCGTGGGTCTGCTGTTGGCGTATCTCTTCAATGAATAA
- the alr gene encoding alanine racemase, with translation METRGRPNRVLIDLKALEENFQRVRDAAGPHARILAVVKSDAYGHGMVPVARTLLGCRVDSLGVAFLQEGIELREAIPGTFPVVLLCGLCSRDEASAAVDLDLTPVIFDMDMLEVLDQESGRKGRITGFQLKVDTGMGRLGIRPADTAAFLDGVRRMRFLSLQGLISHFSSAGEEDRTFTEKQIACFEDVLNTARSMGYTLPLNNIANSAGMTLYPESISGMVRPGILLYGGSAGQPAFKPVMRFRGQVIQVKRVPAGTPISYGRTYYTPAPATLAVLSAGYADGLPRRLSNRGFVLLQGRRVPVVGTVCMNLTICDASLCGDVRPGDEAVFLGSQGEAVITCDEMAEWAGTISYEILCSIGSRHQREFLE, from the coding sequence ATGGAGACTCGAGGCCGACCGAACCGGGTGTTGATCGATCTGAAAGCGCTTGAGGAGAATTTCCAGCGGGTAAGGGATGCCGCTGGGCCTCATGCGCGGATCCTGGCAGTCGTCAAGTCGGATGCGTACGGCCATGGAATGGTCCCTGTGGCGCGCACCCTCCTGGGCTGCCGGGTCGACAGCCTGGGTGTCGCTTTTCTGCAGGAAGGCATCGAACTGAGAGAAGCGATCCCGGGTACTTTCCCCGTGGTGCTCCTCTGCGGGCTTTGCTCGAGGGATGAGGCGTCTGCCGCGGTGGACCTGGATCTGACGCCCGTGATCTTCGATATGGATATGCTGGAAGTCCTCGATCAGGAAAGCGGACGAAAGGGTAGGATCACCGGCTTCCAGTTGAAGGTTGACACCGGCATGGGGCGTTTGGGCATTCGGCCGGCCGATACGGCTGCCTTTCTGGACGGGGTGCGGCGGATGCGGTTCCTGTCGCTGCAGGGGCTCATATCCCACTTTTCATCCGCAGGAGAGGAAGACCGGACCTTTACCGAGAAACAGATCGCCTGTTTCGAGGACGTGCTGAATACCGCCCGTTCGATGGGCTATACCCTCCCTCTGAACAATATCGCCAACAGCGCCGGGATGACGCTTTACCCCGAATCGATTTCCGGCATGGTCCGGCCCGGTATACTGCTGTACGGGGGAAGTGCGGGTCAACCTGCCTTCAAACCGGTCATGCGCTTCAGGGGACAGGTCATTCAGGTCAAGAGAGTGCCCGCCGGCACCCCGATCAGCTATGGGAGGACGTATTACACCCCGGCGCCTGCAACGCTTGCGGTGCTCTCCGCCGGATATGCCGACGGTTTGCCCCGCAGACTTTCGAACCGGGGTTTTGTGCTCCTCCAAGGCCGAAGGGTGCCTGTGGTGGGTACGGTATGCATGAATCTCACGATATGCGATGCAAGTCTTTGCGGCGATGTCCGTCCTGGCGATGAGGCTGTTTTTCTGGGGTCCCAGGGTGAAGCCGTCATTACATGCGATGAAATGGCCGAATGGGCAGGGACCATCTCGTACGAAATCCTCTGTTCAATAGGATCGCGCCATCAAAGGGAATTTCTGGAATGA
- the argS gene encoding arginine--tRNA ligase, whose product MKSRIEQVLKDTIADCFEKGLLKETPLPGYVIEVPNNPDHGHFATNLPMTLASSQRRPPRDIAAVILQNVKDESGLIDRLEVAGPGFLNFWVRSTEWHGFLARILEEREDFGRCSLGQGLRVLVEFVSANPTGPLHLGHGRGAALGDTLCRILECCGYDVEREFYINDAGQQIQMLGRSIYSRVKQRSDPAYPFPEKGYHGDYIRDLAETVGSRVPIDEMPEEEACTYCAQAGKEIMLEEIRRDLNAFRVRFDVWYPESELFQSGMLDATLQALKNSGKLYEQDGALWIRTTEFGDDKDRVLRKGDGQFTYFASDIAYHLQKRARGFDKAINLWGADHHGYVPRIQAALQAHGLPSDWLSVMLIQLVKLWKGGQEMKMSKRAGSYVTLEELLAEVGVDAARFVFLTKSHDSSLDFDVDLVKKQDSDNPVYYVQYAHARICSIFRKAEESRLERLPVVRTGLDRLMLEEETGLIRAMAEFPVLLEDICRSLEPHRLTYYLTDLAARFHKYFNLGTKHLDCRVVGDDTLVSQQRLHLVDAIRITLANGLRLLGVESPERM is encoded by the coding sequence ATGAAAAGCAGGATTGAACAGGTACTGAAAGACACGATTGCGGATTGCTTCGAGAAAGGCCTTTTGAAGGAAACCCCGCTGCCCGGCTATGTCATCGAAGTCCCCAATAACCCGGATCATGGCCATTTCGCCACCAATCTGCCCATGACCCTCGCCTCTTCCCAGCGGCGCCCCCCGCGGGATATTGCGGCCGTCATCCTGCAGAACGTGAAGGATGAATCCGGCCTTATCGATCGCCTGGAGGTGGCTGGACCCGGATTCCTCAACTTCTGGGTCCGCTCCACCGAATGGCACGGCTTCCTCGCCCGTATCCTGGAGGAAAGAGAGGACTTCGGGCGCTGCTCTCTCGGTCAGGGCCTGCGGGTGCTGGTGGAGTTCGTCAGCGCCAACCCGACCGGCCCCCTTCACCTGGGACATGGGCGTGGGGCGGCGCTCGGCGACACCTTGTGCAGGATTTTGGAATGCTGCGGGTATGACGTGGAGCGCGAGTTCTATATCAACGATGCCGGCCAGCAGATTCAGATGCTCGGGAGGTCCATTTACAGTCGCGTTAAACAAAGATCCGACCCGGCCTATCCCTTCCCGGAGAAGGGATATCACGGGGATTATATCCGTGATCTGGCCGAAACGGTCGGCAGCAGGGTGCCGATCGATGAGATGCCCGAAGAGGAGGCTTGCACCTACTGTGCCCAGGCGGGCAAGGAGATCATGCTGGAGGAGATCCGCAGGGATCTGAATGCCTTCCGGGTCCGGTTCGATGTCTGGTACCCTGAGAGCGAGTTGTTTCAATCCGGGATGCTCGATGCCACGCTCCAGGCATTGAAGAACAGCGGCAAACTCTACGAACAGGATGGGGCCCTCTGGATCAGGACGACCGAGTTCGGCGACGACAAGGACCGGGTGCTTCGCAAGGGAGACGGCCAATTCACCTATTTCGCATCGGACATCGCCTACCACCTCCAGAAGCGGGCGCGGGGTTTCGACAAGGCCATCAATCTCTGGGGGGCGGATCACCACGGCTATGTCCCCCGGATCCAGGCGGCGTTGCAGGCCCACGGGCTGCCGTCCGACTGGCTCTCCGTCATGCTGATCCAGTTGGTGAAACTCTGGAAGGGCGGCCAGGAGATGAAGATGTCCAAGCGCGCCGGCTCCTACGTCACCCTAGAAGAGCTCCTCGCCGAGGTGGGTGTGGATGCCGCCCGCTTCGTATTCTTGACTAAAAGCCACGACTCCTCCCTGGATTTCGATGTGGATTTGGTCAAGAAGCAGGACAGCGACAACCCCGTCTACTATGTCCAGTATGCCCATGCCAGGATCTGCAGCATCTTCAGAAAAGCCGAGGAATCCCGTCTCGAGCGGCTGCCGGTCGTCCGTACGGGTCTCGATCGACTGATGCTGGAGGAGGAAACGGGCCTCATCCGGGCGATGGCCGAGTTCCCCGTTCTGTTGGAGGATATCTGCCGGTCGCTGGAGCCCCATCGTCTGACCTATTATCTGACCGACCTGGCCGCCAGGTTTCACAAATATTTCAATCTGGGGACGAAGCACCTGGATTGCCGGGTCGTAGGGGACGACACCCTCGTGAGCCAGCAGCGGCTTCACCTCGTGGATGCCATCAGAATCACGCTGGCAAATGGTTTGAGGCTTCTCGGTGTCGAATCGCCGGAGAGGATGTGA
- a CDS encoding SPOR domain-containing protein: MSSSRGSKKAKKRYRLELGFGAFLFWTAGLLVLLGWIFVLGIMVGRGDGPGFLKDFLPREQPGVPLAREAGPVSQAAIPPLNEEAEDPELRFYGELASKKAKTAKEKGKLQKDSSPAASKAALKPSSPAAAPPPMAPKEGVGYVVQVASLDTEEGAAEMVERLLGKGFRAYFTRASVNGRVYYRVRVGPFTGAADAKRSMQELAGKEGLDGFLMETGL; this comes from the coding sequence ATGTCTTCCAGCAGGGGATCCAAAAAGGCCAAGAAAAGATACCGTCTCGAGCTGGGGTTCGGTGCTTTTCTTTTTTGGACAGCCGGGCTGCTGGTTCTGCTCGGCTGGATCTTCGTTTTGGGGATCATGGTGGGGCGGGGGGACGGCCCCGGGTTTTTGAAAGATTTTCTGCCCAGGGAGCAGCCCGGTGTGCCGCTCGCGCGCGAAGCCGGGCCTGTCTCCCAGGCGGCGATTCCGCCGTTGAACGAAGAGGCCGAGGATCCGGAGCTGCGTTTCTATGGGGAACTGGCTTCAAAGAAGGCGAAGACCGCCAAGGAGAAAGGTAAGCTTCAAAAGGATTCGTCTCCGGCTGCATCCAAGGCGGCGCTAAAACCGTCTTCTCCTGCTGCTGCTCCTCCTCCGATGGCTCCTAAGGAGGGCGTAGGCTATGTGGTCCAGGTGGCCTCGCTCGACACGGAAGAAGGGGCTGCTGAAATGGTCGAGCGATTGCTTGGAAAAGGATTTCGGGCCTATTTCACCAGAGCGTCGGTCAATGGGAGGGTGTATTACCGGGTCAGGGTCGGCCCTTTTACGGGCGCGGCTGATGCCAAGCGCTCCATGCAGGAATTGGCGGGGAAAGAAGGATTGGACGGATTCTTGATGGAAACGGGGCTCTGA
- a CDS encoding N-acetyltransferase, with amino-acid sequence METDMHLRKARTGDVHAIYDILTHYAKQGLLLQRPLSELYDHLRDYVVLERSEAGESSGSSSGFEVVGVCGLGVCWEDLAEVRSLAVLEAYREHGLGLKLVEACLEEARVLGLKRVFTLTYVPDFFGKIGFQVVDKAVLPHKVWADCLKCPKFPDCDEIAMMRAL; translated from the coding sequence ATGGAAACCGACATGCACCTCAGGAAGGCCAGAACGGGAGACGTTCACGCCATCTACGACATCCTTACGCACTATGCCAAGCAGGGGCTTCTTCTTCAGAGGCCTTTGAGCGAACTATATGATCACCTGAGGGATTATGTCGTGCTCGAGCGCTCCGAGGCGGGAGAGAGCTCTGGTTCTTCCTCCGGTTTCGAGGTCGTGGGGGTTTGCGGCCTGGGGGTCTGCTGGGAGGATCTGGCCGAGGTCCGGTCCCTCGCTGTCTTGGAGGCCTATCGGGAGCACGGGCTGGGGCTGAAGCTGGTGGAGGCCTGCCTCGAGGAGGCACGAGTGTTGGGGTTGAAAAGGGTCTTTACCCTGACCTATGTCCCGGATTTTTTCGGGAAGATAGGGTTCCAGGTCGTCGACAAGGCGGTTCTGCCACACAAGGTCTGGGCGGATTGCCTCAAGTGCCCCAAGTTTCCGGATTGCGACGAAATTGCGATGATGCGTGCTCTTTGA
- the tatA gene encoding twin-arginine translocase TatA/TatE family subunit: protein MFGIGMPELIIILVIALIVIGPKKLPDLARALGRGMAEFRKATQEIKESLAVDEELESVKKDLVDGVSGLNGKPGPEESKKPAYEGYDQMVEDYRQSKEEAGRSDETQPAREKNSGSTTDG from the coding sequence ATGTTCGGCATCGGAATGCCGGAATTGATCATTATTCTGGTTATCGCGTTGATTGTCATCGGGCCCAAGAAGCTCCCTGATCTGGCCAGGGCGCTGGGGCGTGGAATGGCCGAGTTCAGAAAGGCGACCCAGGAGATCAAGGAAAGCCTGGCGGTGGATGAAGAGCTTGAATCCGTGAAAAAGGACCTCGTCGATGGGGTGAGCGGGCTGAACGGGAAGCCTGGACCGGAGGAGAGCAAAAAACCTGCTTACGAAGGGTACGATCAAATGGTCGAGGACTACCGGCAGTCGAAAGAAGAGGCCGGACGCAGCGACGAAACGCAGCCTGCGAGGGAGAAGAATTCGGGGTCGACAACCGATGGATGA
- the tatC gene encoding twin-arginine translocase subunit TatC — MDEDVKQPFMGHLEELRQRLIICAIAVGVGFVGAYFFAEQLFQLLIRPLKAVMPEGEQLIFTNLPEMFFTYLKVSFVTGLLAAAPVIFYELWLFIAPGLYHNERRYVIPFALSSTVLFVGGALFGYFVVFPFGFQFFVGFSNEYVKALPSVREYFSFSIKLLLAFGLVFELPVVIFFLSRLGAVTPEILRKKRKYAILLTFVAGAILTPPDVITQCMMAVPLIMLYEVSIVISKFAQKKKEAAAGDSEAGVDRKEEKPNEPV, encoded by the coding sequence ATGGATGAGGATGTGAAGCAGCCTTTTATGGGCCATCTGGAGGAGTTGCGGCAACGACTGATCATTTGTGCCATTGCCGTGGGCGTCGGGTTTGTGGGCGCCTATTTTTTTGCGGAGCAGCTCTTTCAGTTGTTGATCCGCCCCCTCAAGGCGGTGATGCCCGAGGGTGAACAGCTCATTTTTACGAATCTGCCCGAGATGTTTTTCACCTATCTCAAGGTTTCTTTCGTGACGGGCCTTCTGGCTGCCGCGCCCGTCATCTTTTACGAACTCTGGCTTTTCATCGCACCGGGGCTCTATCACAACGAGCGGCGCTATGTCATCCCTTTCGCCCTTTCATCGACGGTGCTCTTTGTCGGAGGCGCGCTTTTCGGTTATTTTGTCGTGTTCCCCTTCGGATTTCAGTTCTTTGTCGGATTTTCGAATGAGTATGTCAAGGCTTTGCCCTCCGTACGGGAATATTTCTCTTTTTCGATCAAATTGCTGTTGGCCTTCGGATTGGTCTTCGAGCTTCCCGTAGTGATCTTTTTTCTTTCCCGTCTGGGTGCCGTCACACCGGAAATTCTCAGGAAAAAACGTAAGTATGCGATTCTCCTGACGTTTGTTGCCGGAGCAATCCTGACGCCCCCCGATGTCATCACACAATGCATGATGGCGGTTCCTTTGATTATGCTCTACGAAGTGAGTATCGTCATATCGAAATTTGCCCAGAAAAAAAAGGAGGCAGCCGCCGGCGATTCCGAGGCGGGTGTTGATAGGAAGGAAGAAAAGCCGAACGAACCCGTTTAG
- a CDS encoding penicillin-binding protein activator gives MIPLSSIRKAMLALLAGMAFLLFSCRPQLPLTGPEKPAAKPPLITQAESYEKLGQTSAAVSTYEHYLAEHPRGAYAPLSLHRLGRLYAQQEKYEKAVGSYRRLLTSTREYPAAAEARYELGRVLYLMGDYPSSREEMLRWLTLYPVHTLRPQVLLLLAEDSRAMGNLPEAFSRYLQAETAFLGDTESTAHVQAKVLETINGADRVQLAEMMRSATDRKHIEKIQYRMAILYFEDHDLEKAADLAQALAAQSPDQKMIEDAKDLLARIESARRVKSHLVGCLLPLSGPYSLYGQEVLNGMQLALGIFGSSEQNAPFELVIRDSGANPEEALAGLEQLVNNEHVIAVIGPLASKTASVVAARAQEFHTPVITLTQKEGIADLGEWVFRNMSTPRQEVESLVSKAFKDLGLHRFAVLFPDNPYGRTLSELFWEQVNLNGGEVTGMESYRPGQTDFSEQILKLGGIAAAKTRSKDGKNTLPALRFEAVFIPDNAQSVAMIAPQLVYHNISGVRLLGTSLWQSPQLISLAGDYIQGCVFPAGFYAANARPRTQAFVSSYQSTFMKTPDLLAATGYDTVKLLSEVLQQGNVQNRDDLRRALIEMHPFDGVTGETRFRQNGEVDKAPFLLTIQGDRTVPLP, from the coding sequence ATGATCCCTCTGTCATCCATTCGAAAGGCCATGCTCGCCTTGTTGGCGGGCATGGCCTTTTTGCTCTTCTCGTGCCGGCCGCAGTTGCCTTTGACCGGCCCCGAGAAACCCGCCGCAAAACCGCCCCTGATCACCCAGGCTGAATCCTACGAAAAGCTCGGCCAAACCAGCGCGGCTGTCAGCACCTATGAGCACTACCTGGCCGAACACCCTCGCGGCGCCTATGCGCCTTTGTCCCTGCATCGGTTGGGGCGACTGTATGCGCAGCAAGAGAAATATGAAAAGGCGGTGGGATCCTACCGCAGACTTCTTACCTCGACGCGGGAATATCCTGCCGCCGCCGAGGCACGCTATGAATTAGGCCGCGTCCTGTATCTCATGGGCGATTACCCCTCCTCCCGGGAGGAAATGCTTCGATGGCTGACACTCTACCCCGTTCACACCTTGCGTCCTCAGGTGCTCCTGCTGCTTGCGGAGGACTCGAGGGCGATGGGGAACCTGCCGGAGGCTTTCTCCAGATATCTGCAGGCCGAAACGGCTTTCCTGGGAGATACGGAGTCGACAGCGCATGTGCAGGCGAAGGTCTTGGAGACCATCAACGGGGCCGACCGCGTCCAATTGGCAGAGATGATGCGGTCTGCCACCGACAGGAAGCACATAGAAAAGATCCAGTACCGGATGGCCATCCTCTATTTCGAAGACCACGATCTGGAAAAGGCTGCAGACCTCGCCCAGGCCCTGGCAGCGCAAAGCCCCGACCAAAAGATGATCGAAGACGCGAAGGATCTGCTGGCACGGATCGAATCGGCCCGCCGGGTGAAGTCCCATCTGGTCGGCTGCCTGCTCCCCTTGAGCGGCCCATACAGCCTTTACGGTCAGGAGGTCCTGAACGGGATGCAACTCGCGCTGGGTATTTTCGGGTCCTCCGAACAGAACGCCCCGTTCGAACTAGTGATCCGGGACTCGGGAGCCAACCCCGAAGAGGCCCTTGCCGGGCTGGAGCAATTGGTGAACAATGAGCACGTCATCGCCGTCATCGGACCATTGGCGAGCAAAACCGCCTCTGTTGTGGCGGCGCGTGCCCAAGAATTCCATACCCCGGTCATCACCCTGACCCAGAAAGAAGGAATCGCCGATCTCGGGGAATGGGTCTTCCGTAATATGTCAACCCCCCGCCAGGAGGTGGAAAGCCTCGTCTCAAAGGCCTTCAAGGATTTGGGCCTGCACAGGTTCGCCGTGCTTTTTCCCGACAACCCCTACGGAAGAACCCTCTCGGAGCTTTTCTGGGAGCAGGTCAACTTGAACGGGGGCGAGGTGACGGGCATGGAGTCCTACAGACCGGGGCAAACCGATTTTTCGGAACAAATCCTGAAACTCGGGGGCATCGCAGCTGCAAAAACACGCTCCAAAGACGGCAAGAACACCCTTCCCGCACTCCGCTTCGAAGCCGTGTTCATCCCGGACAATGCTCAGAGCGTCGCCATGATCGCACCGCAACTCGTCTATCACAACATCTCCGGGGTCCGGCTCCTAGGCACCAGCCTGTGGCAATCACCTCAACTCATTTCTCTGGCTGGGGATTACATCCAGGGATGCGTTTTCCCGGCGGGCTTTTATGCCGCTAACGCCCGCCCCCGGACACAGGCCTTCGTCTCGAGTTATCAGAGCACCTTTATGAAAACCCCGGATCTCCTCGCTGCGACAGGGTATGATACGGTGAAGCTCCTCTCGGAGGTGCTTCAGCAAGGGAACGTCCAAAACCGTGACGATCTGAGGAGGGCGCTGATCGAGATGCACCCTTTCGATGGCGTTACGGGTGAGACCCGCTTCAGGCAAAACGGCGAGGTGGACAAGGCGCCCTTCCTGCTGACCATCCAGGGGGATCGAACGGTACCCCTCCCCTAA